The DNA segment TAGTTAGTAATATTGCAGCTGCGGGAATTAAAAGCCCTTCAATTTTTATCGCGAAAACATTGTTGTGGGTATTAAGTATGATCCAAATGGCCTTAAGTTCTGTTTGTAGCTTTTTGTTTACAGAGAAAGGGACGCTTATAGGGTTGTATTCATGAATCTCCTACAGGTTTCCAAATGTAAGTTTTGGTAATGACCAAAACAATATCATGGGCTATCGCATTTAGTATTTCCCGTGTTGTGTCTCGAATAATCGTAACTATAACTTCAACTCTGATTTGTGTATAGAATCAACTATTTCAGTTATCAGAATTCGAAAGTGTATTGATCGGTGACATTTAAACAAGATTGAACCAACCTGATAGAGATTTGGgtcaaacaaaaacacaaatgaACTTCATTGATAGGAACTTAGCTCACTCCGAGATATACATCGCATGGAAAGCAACTATTTACAATGAGAACTTTGGGGGCTAACGAAATTCTAAGAGTTTTCATTACGTAGCGCCCTTAAAATGGGATCATTTTCCTCATCAATGTCGTCGTCTTCGTCATCATCTAAGTCGTCTAAAATTGATTGGTTAATCCTCTTCCTAGATTGTCTCCTGTGCTTTTTAGGTTCCAACCGTGGTTCCGCTTGCTGAACACCCATATCTCCCATTTTCAACCTGCAAAAGATAACAGGGCGCTTGTCGGGAATATCATAACAATAATCCGTGGCAGATCTTTTTTGCATTACTACATATTCAACGAAATATACTTTTATTGGTATTTCAGcaaatttattgttttcccCACATTCTTCAACAAGGAAAAGCAATTTATTAGCTTCTTTCAAGCATGGGCTTACATGCCAGTGCCTtgataattatcataaataaattagaattatgTCGTGGGATTCATGTCTGCATCTATACATTAACATGTAAAATGATAAGAATaagcttttaaaaatgtgtaaaaccctcataatcacaataactgcaaaaaatgttaatttcacTAATGGATAAAATTCCCAGCATTGAAATCTTTGATCAAAGCACCATACTTTCCAATTAACTGAAAAGCGTTGGTTCGCAATCAACAAAGGCACATCATACCTGACGTCCCCTTCTCTTTTAGTTCCAAATGTCCTAAGTTGGAACTCTTCCCTGATTCTGATTTCATCCAGAAgttgaaaatagaatgaatATCTTTCCCAGTCTCCCTTCACAATGCACCCAGGTTCTCCCAGATGCAAGCAATTGTTAAATGAGCATTTCTCGGTCTCCTTCGCACTGAGCATTTTCCTAATCTGAATAAGAAGAAAGATGataaaatcaatcaatcaaaacaGGAAAAACATTGTTATCCCTggatttattaaaatacaagTTATGCATTACTAACTTCAGGAAAGGTCTGTGCAAGAGACTGCTTTGTCACTTTCAATAAACTAGGTTGGTTAAATCCAGGAGTATCAGCAAGAAAGCCCCCTCCAGATACTGGAAGCAAAGAGACATGGCGAGTAGTATGCTTTCCTCTACCACTTCTCGTGGAAACCTCCCCAACCCGTTGATCCTCAAGCCACTTGCTTCCAGAAATCTGAAAAGTAAGGCGCATCCAGGGGTGACACAGACATCAAACTCTAGTAGGTAGaggtaaaaaaaagagaataaaacaaagaaaactcaCAGGCTCAAACCAATTCTCCCCTTCCGCAACATCAGAAGGATTGCTTCTAAGGGCATTTATCAAACTAGACTTCCCAACTCCACTAGGCCCCACAATCACTGTCGTTTGATCCCTCAACTTGAATGCAAGAAGATCAAGTCCATGTCCAGATTCAACGCTGCAAAAAACCGGCTCATAGCCCCAGCTACGCAGCCTGGCCTTCCACGAACTAATGACCTATgcaagaacaaaagcaaaatcaaGCAATAGCTTTAGACCAGAAAATACTAAACGTTGGATTGCGAGTTTGAAACAACTGAAATCTTGGGCAAAAAATGAATTCTCCCATCAGGTGAGTTTGCACCATGGATTTACTTGCATACATCACACCATTTCACTCGGTTGCAAATCAAATTTCCGAGCACAAATTAATATTTGGCATCAACAAGTTTTACCATGACTATCAAGGACCTAACAAAACCCTCTTCTTTTACTTGTACTTGGGATCGAATGGAACCATACTGGAGTTTGCAGCATGCCGAATAAAAACTCGCCAATTCATCAAGTGAAAGACAACAACTTAAGAGCACCTTTCAATTCTATTAATAAGGATTCAAAAGTACTTTTCctccaaaaaataataaattctttcttttacattttgtgACTTGAAATTCAAGAATGTGCATTCCAATTCCTAAGTGtttttttctcaacttctaTCAACACTATACACAAAAGACTACCACCGTGTTTGGATAGCCAAAAAGATCAATTATTGCCCCCGAACAAAAATCacattgaaattttgaaaaaagcgGCTACTATTTGTTGCTAGGGCATTCAACATGGAATTGGAATTGATAATGGGAAAATTGAATCCAAACGCAGTATATAGTAAATTGATCTTGGCTTGCAAGAAGCATAATTCATTTTAGTTGTTGtggatttgaaataaatttattcaagCAGTGCCTACACGTCAAAGTTATGACGGCAGAACAAACAACGACAATGCATAGCGCGTGAACCTCACCTCTTGATCCACAAGCTCGGTCTTGTTGAGTGCCAGCGTGAGAGGGATTCCGGTGGATTCAGCTTCGACAAGAAAGCGCGTGAGGGTAAACGGTTCAGGTCTGGGTTGTTCGAGCGAGAACAACACGAGAAGGTGGTCGACGTTGGCAACGGGAGGGTCAAGAATCTCAGAAGATCGGTGGAAGACGTTCTCAATCCATCCCCTGCGATCCACCCAATCCACGGAACCGACAAGAACCTTGTCCCCGACCATGACCCTGCGCTTAATCTTCTTTAACAGCGCCCTCACCACGCAGAGAAGCTCCACCCCGCGGAAGCTTCCAGAAGAAGGAGGCTGGTCGTTTTCGGGAACGATGACGCGCATGAAGTTCGCCTGCGACGCCGCCACGACGCCGATGGCCTGTGATTCCGTGAGCGGGGGGCTGTCTTCCAGGGAGAGGACAGGGGCAAGAGAGGAAAACTCCTTCAACGTTTTTTTCGCCTTCAGAAGGTTGCGGCTCGGGGCGGCTTGCTTGTTAGGGTTTTGCTGCTGCCGGCCGGAAATTGGGAGTGACCGGAAGCGGCGCAGGAGGAGAGGAGCGGCGGAAGCCACCGCGCGGTGCCGGAGCATCGAGAATGATGATGCCAATGACATGGAAATGGAACGGAACAAACGAATCAATCAGCGTATTTATTGCGTGGAATACTAGTGAGTTAAAGAGTTTTAGTCACAGTTTTCAGATCAGTAGAAGGTCATCAGCGTCACCGTTTTGGGCACTTTTTATCGAAACGACGTTTAAAAACCATACTCATCAAAACAAAACGGCACTGCCTCTCCTTCAATCTTCTAGGCACGTCTATCAACAACGCTTTTTCTCTTAAACGACGTCGAGTTCTCCATTGTCAGTACGGCCACCTCTTTTTGTTTATCCTTTCTTGAGAATGTGAtgtaataaaaagataataattaatttagtctaaattattattttttgtaatttgattTCGAATTAGTTGTCTTTGgaactttttatatttaggtttaatggcttaataaattcttattttcattcCGGAtcttaaatagattttttttcttttttatattttagttaactttttatttttttaaaattgagtcaaATAGACTTTTTCGTCAAATTGAAATGACGGTATCTTGATcgtgtgattttttatttcatgatattgaaaaatgtgattgaattgtatttttttaatttttgaattaaaaaatgaactaatttcattttttaattcaaatattaaaaaaatataatttaagtttttaatatcacataataaaaaactacaggtatcatctcaatttgacaaaaaaattctaattaatttaattttataaaaattaggattcaacgacaaaaaaaaaaatatgaactattgagacattaaaccttttaattaaTAGTTAGGGTGAATTTTAGTGATATAtgtaagatataaaataaaataagagatgtaATCATTATAATAGGAGTGACAATTTCGTCGTCTGATATGTGGTATGTAAAAAGTATACATCGATATTATAAGAAATTCAAGataatctttttaattcatCCCCTGTAACATTTGACTTGTATGTCTGTGTATCGGTCAacctaaaattatttattttttaattttgttattttaaattaaggattaaatatgcgTTCTAAAATTTCATacagaattaaaatttatttatatcttaaactgtaatatattttagtttttaaattttaaaaataaataaatataatgtagTTAACATTCGATATTAAATGTGAAATAATTAGATCAAGAGaactataattatttgttttaaattttaaagattaaattatatcaaaattttaagcATTCTAATTTCACGTAAAACGGTTAAAATCTAAAAACTTTTAACCTCTTAATTAACAAACATAATgcattttgtaaaaaaaaacataatgcattgtgtaaaaaaataaaatgtaatcattatttatttcaaacaaaataacaattatatttttaaaatttttgtttttttccaaTTGTAATTATTAAGACCTTTTCcatgaaattataaattattatattaacatatttaataaccTTTATagttatacaaatttaataattataaatcaccATTGTTGATGATGAAAAATTTATCTTGTCACTTAATGGTAAAAACATGTCATTTTTATACAgttgaaaattatgtatatcAATTCATCGTTCCATAATTGTCACACACAACTTACAAAATATAAAGCTCAGACCAAAACAGATCAACAAAGTAAAAATCTCATATTTATCATTCTTAAATAATCTCTCCATTAATAATCacgattaaaaataatttaaatatacaattgtCTCTTGACTCgctgaaatatttaaaaaaaaaaaaaaactgtaatgGAAAATTTGATAAGACTCAGATTTAAGTACATGTGTAATCCAATTGGttcaaatcaaac comes from the Vigna radiata var. radiata cultivar VC1973A chromosome 2, Vradiata_ver6, whole genome shotgun sequence genome and includes:
- the LOC106756647 gene encoding small ribosomal subunit biogenesis GTPase RsgA 1, mitochondrial, with protein sequence MSLASSFSMLRHRAVASAAPLLLRRFRSLPISGRQQQNPNKQAAPSRNLLKAKKTLKEFSSLAPVLSLEDSPPLTESQAIGVVAASQANFMRVIVPENDQPPSSGSFRGVELLCVVRALLKKIKRRVMVGDKVLVGSVDWVDRRGWIENVFHRSSEILDPPVANVDHLLVLFSLEQPRPEPFTLTRFLVEAESTGIPLTLALNKTELVDQEVISSWKARLRSWGYEPVFCSVESGHGLDLLAFKLRDQTTVIVGPSGVGKSSLINALRSNPSDVAEGENWFEPISGSKWLEDQRVGEVSTRSGRGKHTTRHVSLLPVSGGGFLADTPGFNQPSLLKVTKQSLAQTFPEIRKMLSAKETEKCSFNNCLHLGEPGCIVKGDWERYSFYFQLLDEIRIREEFQLRTFGTKREGDVRLKMGDMGVQQAEPRLEPKKHRRQSRKRINQSILDDLDDDEDDDIDEENDPILRALRNENS